A single region of the Changchengzhania lutea genome encodes:
- a CDS encoding SIR2 family NAD-dependent protein deacylase, producing MKNLVILTGAGMSAESGLKTFRDANGLWEGHDVLEVATPQGFEENPELVLEFYNQRRRQLLDVKPNTAHLDLVKLEERFKVSIITQNVDDLHERAGSTNVIHLHGELLKVRSIGDIHDVKEWHTDLNFGDTCANGHQLRPHIVWFGEDVPMIEKAMTICEKTDLLLIIGTSMQVYPAAGLINYVPKDTPMFLIDPSPNINNHKNLTIIAENVTIGMKEFLNCIN from the coding sequence ATGAAAAATCTCGTCATATTAACAGGAGCAGGAATGAGCGCCGAAAGCGGCTTAAAAACGTTTAGGGATGCCAATGGTTTATGGGAGGGTCATGATGTTTTGGAAGTAGCAACACCCCAAGGTTTTGAAGAGAATCCAGAACTGGTTTTAGAGTTTTACAACCAACGAAGAAGACAATTATTAGACGTTAAACCCAATACAGCCCATTTGGATTTGGTAAAACTAGAAGAGCGATTTAAGGTCTCCATAATCACTCAGAATGTTGATGACTTGCACGAACGTGCTGGCAGCACAAATGTGATTCACTTACATGGTGAACTGTTAAAAGTGAGAAGTATTGGTGACATACATGACGTAAAAGAATGGCATACCGATTTAAATTTTGGTGATACCTGTGCAAACGGACATCAACTAAGACCCCATATTGTATGGTTTGGAGAGGATGTCCCCATGATTGAGAAAGCCATGACGATTTGCGAAAAGACAGATCTATTATTAATTATTGGTACCTCCATGCAAGTTTATCCTGCAGCAGGTTTAATCAATTACGTTCCAAAAGACACGCCGATGTTTTTAATAGACCCTAGTCCTAATATAAATAATCATAAGAACCTTACTATTATTGCTGAAAATGTGACTATTGGCATGAAAGAATTTTTGAACTGTATTAACTAA
- a CDS encoding L-histidine N(alpha)-methyltransferase, which yields MAILWNQTREIAINDSLRLDVDQGLSAQSKFLSSKYFYNEKGDALFVKIMNLPEYYLTRAEFDIFQNQTEALIKALKIDKEIEFDLIELGAGDGTKTKELLKLLKTKQFQFTYIPIDISQNALDKLEISINTEHPNINVHPKRGDYFHVLEDLATSKKPKVILFLGSNIGNLNDEEAHVFMENLDHALHSSDKLVLGLDLIKSENIVLPAYNDAQGVTRAFNMNLLERINEELDADFDISCFVHEPEYNENEGIARSYIKSTKPQTVTVKALDKTFFFREGECIHTETSRKYNDAILNSILKNTSMEITDKLTDSNNYFADYILNKT from the coding sequence ATGGCAATTCTCTGGAATCAGACTCGCGAAATAGCAATTAACGACAGTTTAAGGTTAGATGTAGATCAAGGCTTAAGTGCCCAATCAAAATTCTTATCTTCCAAGTATTTCTATAACGAAAAAGGTGATGCCTTGTTTGTTAAAATCATGAATCTCCCTGAATATTATTTAACCAGGGCAGAATTCGACATATTTCAAAATCAAACCGAAGCTTTAATCAAAGCTTTGAAAATTGATAAAGAGATTGAATTTGATCTCATAGAGTTAGGCGCTGGAGATGGTACTAAAACCAAGGAACTTTTAAAATTATTGAAAACGAAACAATTTCAGTTTACCTATATTCCCATTGATATCTCCCAGAATGCCTTAGATAAACTTGAAATTTCCATAAATACGGAACACCCTAATATTAATGTTCATCCAAAACGAGGCGATTATTTTCATGTATTAGAAGATTTAGCCACGTCTAAAAAACCAAAAGTAATTTTGTTTTTGGGTTCTAATATTGGTAACTTAAACGATGAGGAAGCGCACGTATTTATGGAAAATTTAGATCATGCTTTGCACTCTAGCGATAAATTAGTATTGGGTTTAGATCTTATAAAATCCGAAAATATAGTTCTACCGGCATATAATGATGCACAAGGTGTTACACGGGCTTTCAATATGAATCTTTTGGAACGGATAAATGAGGAACTTGATGCTGATTTTGATATAAGTTGTTTTGTGCATGAACCCGAGTACAATGAAAATGAAGGTATCGCTAGAAGTTATATTAAAAGCACAAAACCACAAACTGTTACCGTAAAAGCGCTTGATAAAACGTTCTTTTTTCGTGAAGGTGAATGCATACACACAGAAACATCTCGAAAATATAACGATGCTATATTGAATTCCATATTGAAAAACACGAGTATGGAAATTACAGATAAACTCACAGATTCCAACAACTATTTTGCAGATTACATTTTGAATAAAACTTAA
- the tnpA gene encoding IS200/IS605 family transposase: MLEQRVNGHTVSRLTVHIVWSTKYRYSILEGDIEKKCRAILIQVCDAEGVNILKGVVSKDHVHMHIEYRPSQNIIGLVKKLKGRSSRNLQQEFPKLKQRYWGRHFWAIGFGCWSTGNITDKMVNEYLEHHRKSNNDTDSFILE; this comes from the coding sequence ATGTTAGAACAAAGAGTAAATGGACATACTGTTTCCCGCTTAACGGTTCATATAGTTTGGAGCACTAAATATCGCTATTCCATATTGGAAGGTGATATCGAAAAAAAATGTCGAGCAATATTGATACAGGTTTGTGATGCGGAAGGAGTAAATATATTAAAGGGAGTGGTTAGTAAAGATCATGTGCACATGCATATTGAGTACCGTCCATCACAGAATATAATTGGTTTGGTAAAAAAGCTAAAGGGAAGAAGTTCAAGAAATCTACAGCAAGAGTTTCCGAAATTGAAGCAACGATATTGGGGACGGCACTTTTGGGCAATAGGATTTGGATGTTGGAGTACAGGAAATATTACGGATAAAATGGTAAACGAATATCTAGAGCATCACCGTAAGTCAAATAATGACACAGATTCTTTTATACTTGAGTAA
- a CDS encoding DEAD/DEAH box helicase, with amino-acid sequence MNTFQDLGLNENLLRAITDLGFEKPSEVQDKAIPILLESETDLVALAQTGTGKTAAFGFPMLQKIDIASRTTQGLILSPTRELCLQITNEMKQYGKYCKGLNVVAVYGGASITDQAREIKRGAQIIVATPGRMKDMISRRLVDISKIQYSVLDEADEMLNMGFKEDITDILSHTPDDKNTWLFSATMPREVATIAKKFMNNPQEITVGNKNESTNTVSHEYYLVNSRDRYQALKRLADANPDIFSVIFCRTKRDTQKVAENLIEDGYNAGALHGDLSQNQRDLVMKSFRNKQIQMLVATDVAARGIDVDDITHVINYQLPDEIETYTHRSGRTGRAGKTGISMVIVSKSEVRKIKSIERIIKQQFDKKEIPDGMEICEVQLMSLANKIHNTEVNHEIDKYLTSINELFADTDKDELIKKFFSVEFTRFFNYYNKSKNLNVAEGSRDREGGREGGRDFGGSSNSTRYFINVGSKDGFDWMKLKDFLKEVLVLGRDDVFKVEVKDSFSFFNTEKEHQEKVLAFFTEYKHEGRFVNVEVSENRGGGRRNDRRSGGGRRDERRSGGRRDDRKSGSGNRSERRGGGDSYGKSRRSGSDSNSDSDRSRRSDSGSGPSVARRSRRRD; translated from the coding sequence ATGAACACATTCCAAGATTTAGGTCTTAATGAAAACCTTTTGCGCGCTATTACCGATTTAGGTTTTGAAAAACCAAGTGAAGTCCAAGATAAGGCCATCCCCATTTTATTAGAATCTGAAACCGATTTAGTGGCATTGGCCCAAACAGGAACTGGTAAAACAGCTGCTTTTGGTTTCCCTATGTTACAAAAAATTGATATTGCCAGCAGAACCACACAAGGTTTAATACTTTCGCCAACTCGCGAACTTTGTTTGCAAATTACCAACGAGATGAAACAGTACGGTAAGTATTGTAAAGGGCTTAATGTCGTGGCGGTTTATGGTGGTGCGAGCATTACGGACCAAGCGCGAGAAATAAAACGTGGTGCGCAGATTATTGTGGCAACACCGGGAAGGATGAAAGATATGATTAGCAGACGTTTGGTCGATATCTCTAAAATACAGTACAGTGTTTTAGACGAGGCTGATGAGATGCTAAATATGGGCTTTAAAGAAGATATTACCGATATTTTATCGCACACGCCCGATGATAAAAATACCTGGTTGTTTTCTGCAACCATGCCCCGTGAGGTAGCAACTATTGCTAAAAAATTCATGAACAATCCACAGGAAATTACTGTTGGAAACAAAAATGAAAGTACAAACACCGTGTCTCACGAATACTATTTGGTAAATTCTAGAGACCGTTACCAAGCATTAAAGCGTTTAGCAGATGCGAATCCAGATATATTTTCTGTAATATTTTGTAGAACAAAACGCGATACTCAAAAAGTTGCTGAAAACCTTATTGAAGATGGTTATAATGCGGGTGCGTTACACGGCGATTTAAGTCAGAACCAACGTGATTTGGTGATGAAATCGTTCAGAAATAAACAAATCCAAATGCTCGTAGCAACCGATGTTGCTGCGCGTGGGATTGATGTCGATGATATTACACACGTTATAAACTACCAATTACCTGATGAAATAGAAACCTACACCCACCGTTCTGGACGTACAGGGCGTGCCGGTAAAACTGGGATTTCTATGGTTATTGTTTCTAAAAGTGAGGTACGTAAAATAAAAAGTATTGAGCGTATTATTAAACAGCAATTTGACAAAAAGGAAATTCCTGATGGGATGGAAATTTGCGAAGTGCAGTTGATGTCGCTTGCAAACAAAATTCACAATACTGAAGTTAACCATGAGATTGATAAATACTTAACCAGTATTAATGAATTGTTCGCTGATACCGATAAAGATGAATTGATTAAAAAATTCTTCTCGGTAGAGTTTACACGTTTCTTTAACTATTATAACAAATCTAAAAACTTAAATGTTGCTGAAGGTTCTAGAGATAGAGAAGGTGGTCGCGAAGGTGGAAGAGATTTTGGTGGCAGTTCTAATTCTACACGCTATTTTATTAACGTAGGCAGTAAAGATGGTTTCGATTGGATGAAGCTTAAAGATTTCTTAAAAGAAGTTTTAGTACTAGGTAGAGATGATGTTTTTAAAGTGGAAGTAAAAGATAGCTTCTCCTTTTTTAATACCGAAAAAGAGCACCAAGAAAAAGTACTTGCTTTCTTTACGGAATATAAGCATGAGGGGCGTTTTGTAAATGTTGAAGTTTCTGAGAATCGCGGCGGCGGTAGACGTAATGATAGACGATCTGGTGGCGGAAGACGCGATGAGAGACGCAGTGGCGGAAGACGTGACGACAGAAAATCAGGATCTGGTAACCGAAGTGAGAGACGCGGTGGTGGTGATTCCTACGGCAAATCGAGACGCTCTGGAAGTGATTCGAACTCTGATAGTGATAGATCAAGACGTTCAGATTCTGGCTCGGGTCCTTCTGTGGCAAGACGTTCAAGACGTAGAGATTAA
- a CDS encoding aspartate/glutamate racemase family protein, translated as MATKTEHIGILGLGSRSTQFYLDMLNKKYHEKYGDYHTCPFILYNIDFNSLNNYLPNKFNKLTLALNKHLDALFNLPIKICIIPNITLHEAYDFGGFDYKILHPITLCINYLKKHQIKKITLFGSLYTMQSDYITSKLAAKGIQVFIPIEVHLKELDTLRKKAYNRSETPSDMNRYHDLLNKYSNHSHVLLACTELSILSHQIEKINVIDMATLQIDKALSLIN; from the coding sequence TTGGCAACAAAAACTGAACATATCGGAATTTTAGGACTTGGCAGTAGAAGCACACAGTTTTATCTGGATATGCTAAATAAAAAATATCACGAAAAATATGGTGACTATCATACATGTCCATTTATTCTCTATAATATCGATTTCAATAGTTTAAATAATTATTTACCAAATAAATTCAACAAGCTAACCCTAGCTCTAAATAAGCACTTAGATGCCCTATTCAATTTACCCATAAAAATTTGTATTATCCCTAATATCACATTGCATGAAGCTTATGACTTTGGTGGTTTTGATTATAAGATACTACACCCCATAACGCTTTGTATTAATTATTTAAAAAAACATCAAATTAAAAAAATCACCCTTTTCGGTTCGTTATACACCATGCAATCTGATTATATAACGTCTAAACTTGCAGCAAAGGGTATTCAAGTATTCATACCTATTGAAGTTCATTTAAAAGAATTGGATACATTGCGAAAAAAAGCATACAACCGTTCTGAAACGCCATCTGACATGAACAGATATCACGATCTTTTGAATAAGTATAGTAATCATTCGCATGTGCTTTTAGCCTGTACAGAATTATCTATTTTATCACATCAAATTGAAAAAATAAACGTCATAGATATGGCAACGCTTCAAATAGATAAAGCTCTCAGCTTAATTAATTAA
- the ltrA gene encoding group II intron reverse transcriptase/maturase produces the protein MIENVLSATNLFKATRQVERNKGASGVDGMKTTELSAYILENRSTILSTIRTNSYNPNSILGVTIPKGQGKTRLLGIPTVVDRWLQKAVSQQLMVHFEYDFEPVSYGFRPQKNIQKAVLQAQTYINSGYQDIVDIDLEGFFDQVDHCILLQLIYHKVKCPTTLRLIRKWLRVPILIDGKLQKRRKGIPQGSPISPLLSNIMLDVLDKEMKSMGLRYVRYADDFSVYAKSKSEAKQIGNRLFVFLKDKLKLPINKAKSGIRRPVNFELLGHGFVPIYKKGVKGQYVLVVANKSWAKFKRNLKSITKKTKPMSLLERLERLNQVCRGWMNNYRLTNIYAKSKKLDEWLRNRLRYCIWHDWKKLERKRKNLIQLGIEIGQAYAWSRTRMGGWAVAQSPILKTTITVSRLKRKGYKPLLDYINNTQTSIW, from the coding sequence ATGATTGAAAACGTATTATCAGCAACAAACCTTTTTAAAGCAACACGACAAGTGGAGCGCAATAAAGGCGCGAGCGGTGTAGATGGTATGAAAACAACGGAGCTTTCCGCTTATATATTAGAAAACCGTTCGACTATACTATCGACTATTCGCACAAACAGCTATAATCCAAATTCAATATTAGGAGTAACCATTCCAAAAGGACAGGGTAAAACCCGACTATTAGGAATACCAACTGTAGTCGATAGGTGGCTTCAAAAAGCGGTAAGTCAACAATTAATGGTTCATTTTGAATATGATTTTGAACCCGTTAGTTACGGTTTCCGTCCACAAAAGAACATCCAAAAAGCAGTATTACAAGCTCAAACGTATATCAATTCTGGTTATCAAGATATTGTAGATATTGATTTAGAAGGATTCTTTGACCAAGTAGACCACTGTATCTTACTGCAACTTATTTACCACAAGGTAAAATGTCCGACCACTTTGCGATTAATCCGAAAATGGCTTAGAGTTCCCATATTAATAGATGGAAAACTCCAAAAGCGCAGAAAAGGCATCCCGCAAGGCAGTCCAATTAGTCCCTTATTATCTAATATTATGTTAGATGTTTTGGACAAAGAAATGAAAAGCATGGGCTTGCGTTATGTTCGCTACGCTGATGATTTTAGCGTTTACGCCAAAAGCAAAAGCGAGGCTAAACAAATAGGAAATAGACTGTTTGTCTTCTTAAAAGATAAACTTAAATTACCTATAAACAAAGCCAAAAGTGGCATCCGCAGACCTGTAAACTTTGAGTTACTCGGGCATGGTTTTGTACCCATCTATAAAAAGGGTGTAAAAGGACAATATGTACTAGTGGTAGCCAATAAAAGTTGGGCAAAGTTTAAACGTAACCTAAAAAGTATAACCAAGAAAACCAAACCCATGTCGTTGTTAGAACGACTCGAACGACTTAATCAAGTCTGCCGAGGCTGGATGAACAATTACCGCTTAACCAACATCTATGCAAAAAGTAAAAAGCTAGATGAGTGGCTAAGAAATCGGTTGCGCTATTGTATTTGGCACGATTGGAAGAAACTAGAACGGAAACGTAAAAACCTAATTCAATTAGGTATAGAAATCGGACAAGCCTATGCTTGGAGTAGAACAAGAATGGGAGGCTGGGCAGTTGCTCAAAGTCCTATTCTAAAGACTACTATTACAGTCTCTAGACTTAAACGAAAAGGGTATAAACCTTTGTTAGATTACATTAATAATACGCAAACTTCAATTTGGTGA
- the egtB gene encoding ergothioneine biosynthesis protein EgtB has translation MNTRKKTEDLCRPLEIEDFTPQSAVFASPPKWHIAHTTWFFEEMILKKYVSNYKPFDDSFGYLFNSYYNSLGDRIERGHRGLITRPNIETVFEYRAYVDKAMTALLNMSESEAIKKLTILGVHHEQQHQELLLTDLKYTFSKNPINPKYVETNLVEDTYIHSGWVDVNEGIYEIGHATDNFAFDNELGRHRVFSEPFQISKSLVTNGDYIDFINDGGYENSKYWLDDGWHWLLENKIKHPLYWKQKNDQWHHYTLSGIASIKEEAILAHISFYEATAFANWSKCRLPTEFEWEIASSQLDWGRRWEWTNSAYLPYPNFKIAEGAVGEYNGKFMINQMVLRGASVATAKQHSRNTYRNFFTPNTQWQFSGIRLAK, from the coding sequence TTGAATACTAGAAAAAAGACAGAAGACTTGTGCAGACCGCTGGAAATTGAGGATTTTACTCCCCAATCGGCTGTATTTGCAAGTCCTCCAAAATGGCATATCGCACATACCACATGGTTTTTTGAAGAAATGATCTTAAAAAAATATGTTTCTAATTACAAACCCTTTGATGATAGTTTTGGGTATTTATTCAACAGTTACTATAATAGTCTAGGAGACCGCATAGAACGCGGTCATAGAGGTTTGATTACAAGACCAAATATTGAAACTGTTTTTGAATACAGAGCCTATGTTGATAAGGCTATGACTGCTTTATTAAACATGTCTGAATCCGAAGCGATTAAAAAACTCACGATATTAGGGGTCCATCATGAACAACAGCATCAAGAACTGTTACTTACCGATTTAAAATACACCTTCTCAAAAAACCCTATCAATCCCAAATATGTCGAGACAAATTTGGTTGAAGATACCTATATTCATTCTGGATGGGTTGACGTGAATGAAGGTATTTATGAGATAGGACATGCTACAGATAACTTTGCGTTTGACAACGAATTAGGCCGTCACAGAGTGTTTTCAGAACCCTTTCAAATATCAAAATCCTTAGTAACAAATGGAGATTATATAGATTTTATTAACGACGGAGGTTATGAGAATTCTAAATATTGGCTGGATGACGGTTGGCATTGGCTTCTAGAAAATAAAATCAAGCACCCATTATATTGGAAACAAAAAAATGACCAATGGCACCATTATACCTTGTCGGGCATAGCATCGATTAAAGAGGAGGCTATACTCGCTCATATTTCATTTTATGAAGCAACCGCATTTGCCAATTGGTCTAAATGTAGACTCCCTACAGAATTTGAATGGGAAATCGCGTCAAGCCAATTAGATTGGGGCAGGCGCTGGGAATGGACAAATTCGGCGTATTTACCTTATCCTAATTTTAAAATAGCAGAAGGCGCCGTTGGCGAATACAACGGTAAATTTATGATCAATCAAATGGTTTTGCGTGGGGCTTCCGTAGCCACTGCAAAACAACATAGTAGAAACACATATAGAAACTTTTTTACCCCAAATACACAATGGCAATTCTCTGGAATCAGACTCGCGAAATAG
- a CDS encoding carboxypeptidase-like regulatory domain-containing protein — protein sequence MKNYLLLAFLLISTFVIAQDNNKVKGVVVDASNDTFLESVNIVNLNQVIGTTTNVDGEFEIYAKVNDTLHFSYLGFKSIRVRVTNDWLKFGSSTIALTELALALEEVVVNQLTLTGYLEVDIKQVPAINNNYRYSISGLPSTGYEASSPGTLTKIIGSVFNPADFLHRMFGRKPNELRKLRKMKQDDEIRNLLASRFDREMLTVLLQVDRVDLDEIVSQCNYSKGFIQTANDLQILDAISECYEEYKLLSRGRNNRL from the coding sequence ATGAAGAACTACCTACTGCTTGCTTTTTTACTCATTTCTACTTTTGTTATTGCACAAGACAACAACAAAGTTAAGGGTGTAGTGGTTGATGCCTCCAATGATACCTTTTTAGAGAGCGTTAACATTGTAAATCTAAATCAGGTTATTGGTACAACTACCAATGTAGATGGCGAATTTGAAATTTACGCCAAGGTGAATGATACGCTTCACTTTTCTTATTTAGGATTTAAATCGATTCGAGTTCGCGTAACTAACGACTGGTTAAAATTCGGAAGTTCTACAATAGCACTTACCGAATTAGCCTTAGCCCTTGAAGAAGTCGTCGTCAATCAATTAACGCTTACAGGGTATCTAGAAGTGGATATTAAACAAGTGCCCGCAATTAACAACAACTACCGTTATAGTATTTCTGGACTCCCAAGTACAGGCTACGAGGCCAGTTCTCCTGGTACATTGACCAAAATAATAGGCTCTGTTTTTAATCCTGCCGATTTCTTGCACCGTATGTTTGGAAGAAAACCCAACGAATTGCGAAAGTTGAGAAAGATGAAACAGGATGATGAAATCAGGAATTTATTAGCATCCCGATTTGACAGGGAAATGCTTACTGTTTTATTACAGGTAGATCGTGTTGATTTAGATGAAATCGTGAGTCAATGTAACTATTCAAAAGGCTTTATTCAAACCGCTAACGACCTACAAATTCTTGATGCTATTAGCGAATGTTATGAAGAATATAAGTTGTTAAGTAGAGGCCGAAATAACCGATTATGA